In the Cylindrospermopsis raciborskii Cr2010 genome, TCACAATAATACCAACTACCACGCCCGCATAAACCCAAATATTCAATTGAGATTGTTTGGACTTATTTAATAAGGCTAGGACAATACCAACTACTAAAGCAGCTTCTACGCCTTCCCGTAGGGTAATCACAAATGTAGGTAGAGCAACACTAAAATTCATTGTCAATTAATTTAATTAATAAGGTTTTCATGGATATTAAAGATACCCAACTTATTGGGTATCTTTATTCTATTAACTGAAGTCTCGGAGCATCTTTTTGAGTTCGAGATTATGCATCTCTTCCTGTCCAATCATGTTCCGGGCAAACTCTTCTAAATAAATACTAGCATCAGTAACATTCTTTAGAAGTGATTTGTACATATCCAGTGCTTTTCCTTCATGGATTAAACTTTCTTGCAAGATATCCTTGACGCTATGCTTGAAGGTTTCTTCCATGGGAGCAATTCTGAGAGTCGGATGTCCATCTAAACCGGTTAAAATTTCTCCTACTTGTTGTGCATGCACTAGAGATTCGCTGGCTTGAGCTTTAAAAAAAGCAACTATTGGCAAGCGATTTGGTCCAGTGACCATCAAGGAATAATGGGTGTAGCGCACTACTCCAGCTAGTTCAAATTCCATGATGGTGTTGAGAATGTCAATTGTCTTTGGGTGATCTAGTTCGCGCATTGGTTGTAGAGATAAGAAAAATGAAAATTTGTCAGGACTTGAGTGAGCAGTTATACGGTTTTTAACTGAACTATCTGGATGAAGTTGCTAACTTTTTCCCTCTTTTTTTCACTTAATTCCTTATTCTAGATGGTTTTTCCTGGCTAAACTAGCTTACAGATTACATCATAGTGAAAAATTTGGCATTTTCTTCTATGGTTTTAACCAGTGAGCTCACTTGCTCGGGAGTTTTCACTATCTGATTAGGTGGGATAGCAGAAGGCCAAACTTGTAGCAGTTCAGTTAGAGCTGTATCTATGGCTTTTTGTGCTTCCGGATTCACTGTTGCCATTTGTGGGGAAACACCCTGATATAGTTCATGGGAGTAGATGACGAAACCACGGGAATCTTGATACTCTATGGGGGCGGTGATTTTGTTTTTAGCTACCGCTGCTTCATATTCTAAACTATTATAACTATTTACAAATATTTATGGTTTGATGTGAAAGTTTCAGGTGGCAATTGTTTCCATTAGAAAACATTCTAAAAATATCCTAAAATTCTGTCAAAATATCCTCCCATATGGCATTGTGAAAATAAGCAAAATATAGTTTCCTGTAAATTTGATGTCTCTTTTGATATCTCTTGAGTTTGTAATTGTATTGCCCAGTATTGCTTAACCTAGTATCAAAAAAACAAAAATCCGGGGTTTTTATGCATATACCAGATGGATTTATTTCAGTACCAGTAGCAACAACTACTAGTTTAGCTAGTGCAGCTGCATTATTTATATCATTCAGGCGATCGCAAACTGCCTTTGGAGTACGTCGAGCTCCCTTATTAGGACTAACCACAGCCTTTATATTTGCTGCGCAAATGGTGAATTTTCCCGTAGCTGGAGGTACGAGTGGACACCTTTCAGGTGCTGCATTAGGAGCAATAATTTTAGGCAGTCCTTGGGCGGGAATTCTCTGTTTAGGGACGGTTTTGATTATTCAAGCTGTGTTGTTTGCCGATGGTGGAATTACTGCTTTAGGAGCTAACATTTTAAACTTAGGAGTAATTGGGGTTTGGGTAGCATGGATATTAACCCAGACTTTACAGCGTTTGCTGGGTGGTTCTGTACAACGTTTACCCCTAGCAGCAGGTATAGCAGCAGGAATTAGTGTAGTAGTATCAGCGATCGCCTGTGCTATTGAGTTAGCGATTTCTGGGACAGCACCGGTGAATTTAGTCTTACCTACAATGACGGGTATACATATTCTAATTGGTATAGGGGAAGGATTAATTACCGGGGGTGTACTAGCGTATTTAGCCAGATCACGTCCAGACTTACTACCAGGAGAGGAAGAGAAATTTCGGGGTTGGTTAATACCAGTGGTGAGCATTTTGCTGATTGCTGGAGTTATATCCTTGTTTGCTTCCGCATGGCCAGATGGCTTAGAAAAAGCAGCGGAGAATTTAGGGTTTATTAAATTGGCCGAAGAAGTCAGAATTGTGGTACCCACCCCCTTTGCTGATTATGAAATTAACGGATTAGGGCAAATTGGTACAAGCATTACTGGTTTGTTAGGTGCAGCATCTTGCTTTGCCGTAGCCTTTGGGATTGCTAAGGTGATTAAACCCAAAAATGCTTAAAATATCCTTGCCATTACGCTTACAACTATCCTTAATTGTAGTCATCGGAACGGCTTTTTTAAAGTATCACAGTTGG is a window encoding:
- a CDS encoding ferritin-like domain-containing protein, which gives rise to MRELDHPKTIDILNTIMEFELAGVVRYTHYSLMVTGPNRLPIVAFFKAQASESLVHAQQVGEILTGLDGHPTLRIAPMEETFKHSVKDILQESLIHEGKALDMYKSLLKNVTDASIYLEEFARNMIGQEEMHNLELKKMLRDFS
- a CDS encoding energy-coupling factor ABC transporter permease, which encodes MHIPDGFISVPVATTTSLASAAALFISFRRSQTAFGVRRAPLLGLTTAFIFAAQMVNFPVAGGTSGHLSGAALGAIILGSPWAGILCLGTVLIIQAVLFADGGITALGANILNLGVIGVWVAWILTQTLQRLLGGSVQRLPLAAGIAAGISVVVSAIACAIELAISGTAPVNLVLPTMTGIHILIGIGEGLITGGVLAYLARSRPDLLPGEEEKFRGWLIPVVSILLIAGVISLFASAWPDGLEKAAENLGFIKLAEEVRIVVPTPFADYEINGLGQIGTSITGLLGAASCFAVAFGIAKVIKPKNA